Proteins encoded by one window of Bacteroidota bacterium:
- a CDS encoding DUF5050 domain-containing protein — protein sequence MKTIILSIFILASSYIAESQNQYSVVFYSGTGGNQDIYILKPNTSEPVNLTNHSAKDLCPAISADGKKIAFLSDRSGKQEIYTMNIDGTNVKQITNSQETKEHPFFSPEGKKIVFVKDFGPKTEIWIMNTDGSEQKQLTSNQARDERPNISPDGKEVLFMSNRHGNYEVYKMKIDGSEQTRITNSPKQKIFPIWSPDGTKIAYGLIERVNGRPEGDIHIMNADGIEDIAITNAPGRDENPAWSPDGKQIVFQSERDGNFEVYIMNIDGTHQTRLTNHPEWDGWASIVNK from the coding sequence ATGAAAACAATTATCTTATCAATTTTTATTTTGGCATCCAGTTATATTGCCGAGAGCCAGAATCAATATTCTGTAGTATTTTATTCTGGAACAGGAGGAAATCAGGATATCTATATTCTGAAACCGAATACTTCTGAACCTGTCAATTTAACCAATCACAGTGCAAAAGACTTGTGTCCTGCAATTTCTGCGGATGGTAAGAAGATTGCATTTTTAAGTGACCGTTCAGGTAAGCAGGAAATTTATACAATGAATATTGATGGTACTAACGTAAAACAAATCACTAATTCACAAGAGACCAAGGAACATCCATTTTTTAGTCCAGAGGGGAAAAAGATTGTTTTTGTAAAAGATTTTGGGCCAAAAACGGAAATATGGATAATGAATACAGATGGCTCGGAACAAAAACAACTTACTTCGAATCAAGCCCGTGATGAGCGACCAAATATTTCACCCGACGGGAAAGAGGTTCTATTTATGTCGAACAGGCATGGAAATTATGAAGTTTATAAAATGAAAATTGATGGCTCAGAACAAACACGTATTACCAACTCACCAAAGCAAAAGATTTTTCCAATTTGGTCGCCCGATGGGACGAAAATTGCTTATGGTTTAATTGAACGGGTCAATGGCCGTCCTGAAGGTGATATTCATATAATGAATGCCGATGGAATAGAAGATATTGCAATTACAAATGCTCCTGGAAGAGATGAAAACCCGGCGTGGTCGCCCGATGGAAAACAGATTGTCTTCCAGAGCGAACGCGATGGCAATTTTGAGGTTTACATCATGAATATTGATGGCACCCACCAAACAAGATTAACTAACCATCCAGAATGGGACGGTTGGGCTTCGATAGTAAATAAGTAA
- a CDS encoding DUF5050 domain-containing protein — protein sequence MKYLKINFFILVFLFSSCSKDKKIPIDEPNKLLEAELSKNLKFPIVFYSDRVGNKEIYIFKPNINTPDNLTNHSSDDLCPAVSIDGQYIVFLSNRTGVQEIYKMKIDGTEVQQLTNSGEQKEHPHFSPDGEKIVFIKDFSQRTEIWIMNADGSEQQMLTNNNTRDERPNISPDGSKILFMSLRHGNYEIYLMNIDGSNQTRITNSSGHKVFPIWSPDGEKIAYALNTGFPVADIHLINPDGTNDIALTSAAGRDENPSWSPDGEYIIFQSERNGNFELYQMNSDGTNQQRITNNSAWDGWPSYVNLTNQ from the coding sequence ATGAAATATTTAAAAATTAATTTTTTTATTCTTGTTTTTCTTTTTTCTTCATGCAGTAAAGATAAAAAGATACCAATCGATGAACCTAATAAATTATTAGAGGCCGAATTATCAAAGAATTTAAAATTTCCAATTGTCTTTTACTCAGATAGAGTTGGGAACAAGGAAATATATATATTTAAACCTAATATAAATACACCTGATAATTTAACCAATCATTCTTCTGATGACTTATGCCCCGCAGTTTCCATTGATGGGCAATATATAGTATTTTTAAGTAACCGGACGGGGGTTCAGGAAATATATAAAATGAAAATTGATGGAACCGAAGTTCAACAACTTACTAATTCAGGAGAACAAAAAGAACATCCACATTTTAGTCCGGATGGAGAGAAAATTGTTTTCATAAAGGATTTTTCTCAAAGAACCGAAATTTGGATTATGAATGCTGATGGCTCAGAACAACAAATGCTTACAAATAATAATACCCGTGATGAAAGACCCAACATCTCGCCTGATGGAAGCAAAATACTATTTATGTCTCTTCGACATGGTAATTATGAAATTTACTTGATGAATATTGATGGAAGCAATCAAACACGGATCACAAATTCCAGCGGACATAAAGTTTTCCCAATTTGGTCGCCTGATGGAGAAAAAATTGCATATGCTTTAAATACAGGATTTCCGGTTGCCGATATACACTTAATTAATCCTGATGGTACAAATGATATTGCTCTAACTAGTGCTGCTGGCAGAGATGAAAATCCCTCATGGTCGCCTGACGGAGAATATATTATTTTTCAAAGTGAAAGAAATGGAAATTTCGAATTGTATCAAATGAATTCTGATGGAACAAACCAGCAAAGAATAACAAATAATTCCGCTTGGGATGGATGGCCATCTTATGTAAACCTGACAAATCAATAA
- a CDS encoding CPBP family intramembrane metalloprotease — translation MRLHYAAETPLWVFLVAGTVRLFPAILVLYISAKYFDRRKIRDFGLTINKSWMLDLLFGFCLAGLLMSIVFISALSLGWITVSETFHTSHSLLPFLAPFLVFVVYNVCVGAFEELLTRGYLIRNLSEGFNSKRIKPRLSILGSWIFISVMFGLGHLANPNANIVGFINLVLIGLTFGIGYILTGELAIPIGLHIGWNFFMGNVFGFPVSGFKYFSDSVSLVQISQNGPDIWTGGKFGPEARLLGLFANILGLILIFLWIYNRRKEGFGQFHLPLADYPILNKFN, via the coding sequence GTGAGGCTGCATTATGCTGCGGAAACCCCATTATGGGTATTTTTAGTTGCAGGAACAGTGCGTCTGTTTCCAGCTATTTTGGTTCTGTACATCAGCGCAAAATATTTTGATAGACGGAAAATAAGGGATTTTGGTTTAACCATAAATAAAAGTTGGATGTTGGATTTATTATTTGGATTTTGTCTAGCTGGGTTATTGATGTCAATTGTTTTTATTTCAGCGTTAAGCCTTGGTTGGATTACAGTTTCGGAAACATTTCATACATCACATAGTTTATTGCCATTTTTAGCCCCCTTTTTGGTATTTGTAGTTTACAATGTGTGTGTAGGAGCTTTCGAAGAATTATTAACAAGAGGGTACTTAATTAGGAACTTGTCTGAAGGATTCAATTCAAAAAGAATAAAACCACGCTTATCAATTCTGGGTTCGTGGATATTTATTTCTGTAATGTTTGGACTGGGACATCTGGCAAATCCTAATGCCAATATAGTCGGATTCATAAACCTTGTGCTGATAGGTCTGACATTTGGAATTGGATATATCCTGACAGGAGAATTAGCAATTCCAATCGGTTTACATATAGGCTGGAATTTCTTTATGGGGAATGTATTTGGCTTTCCTGTAAGTGGGTTTAAATATTTTTCGGATTCAGTTAGCTTGGTACAAATAAGTCAAAACGGCCCGGATATATGGACCGGAGGGAAATTTGGCCCCGAAGCCAGATTGCTCGGATTATTTGCCAATATTCTGGGACTTATTCTGATTTTTTTATGGATTTATAATAGGCGTAAAGAAGGTTTTGGACAGTTCCATCTACCATTAGCGGATTATCCTATTCTAAATAAGTTCAATTAA
- a CDS encoding CPBP family intramembrane metalloprotease translates to MKKTTCIIEVIIVFLLLKLFSMWLDYVLVKSGANPAWRTFLFGLQVILIPLTIIALSKRNWSDYGFSFKNKKQWVHYGFIGAMLMLLLGLGFGYLKSQGISTSGRTGSLILSLIAILMILLFVFFSRNKKQEKVGKKKIRIRVFYQLAILSVMVACPIIVAIIRGGDVTGIIAWDFYFLLMVGFGEEIKFRGYFQSRINEEYGHPWKFFGLSFGPGLIIVSLLFGLSHIAQFGVFNPFLGQYHLNPWMGLQATLGGFFYGIIREKSKSIISSGIAHGVPNAFGQVLAMALK, encoded by the coding sequence ATGAAAAAAACAACGTGTATTATCGAAGTTATCATCGTTTTCCTTTTATTGAAATTATTTTCAATGTGGTTAGACTATGTGCTTGTAAAATCAGGGGCCAATCCAGCCTGGAGAACTTTTCTTTTCGGATTACAGGTAATTCTGATTCCTTTAACAATAATTGCTCTGTCAAAACGTAACTGGTCAGATTACGGATTTTCTTTTAAAAACAAAAAACAATGGGTCCATTATGGTTTTATCGGAGCAATGCTCATGCTATTATTAGGTCTTGGGTTCGGATACCTGAAAAGTCAGGGAATAAGCACAAGTGGAAGAACAGGGTCCTTGATTCTCTCTTTAATTGCAATTTTGATGATTTTATTATTTGTGTTTTTTAGCAGAAATAAAAAGCAAGAAAAGGTGGGCAAGAAGAAAATAAGAATCAGGGTTTTTTATCAACTGGCTATTTTGTCGGTTATGGTTGCATGCCCCATAATTGTTGCAATTATCAGAGGAGGTGACGTGACTGGTATCATTGCCTGGGATTTCTATTTTCTGCTTATGGTAGGTTTTGGCGAAGAGATAAAGTTCAGGGGATATTTTCAATCCAGGATTAACGAAGAATATGGCCATCCATGGAAATTCTTCGGGCTTTCCTTTGGCCCTGGACTGATCATCGTTTCTTTATTGTTCGGGCTTTCACATATAGCCCAGTTTGGGGTTTTTAATCCTTTTTTGGGGCAATATCACCTTAATCCATGGATGGGTTTACAGGCCACTTTAGGAGGTTTCTTCTATGGAATAATCCGTGAAAAAAGCAAAAGCATCATTTCTTCCGGTATCGCTCATGGTGTTCCCAATGCATTTGGGCAGGTGCTGGCAATGGCATTAAAATAG